One region of Fusobacterium periodonticum 1_1_41FAA genomic DNA includes:
- a CDS encoding PD-(D/E)XK nuclease domain-containing protein, translated as PWSILNFLDFKELRAYWVDTSGNDLIKDVLKNITKNTIEALERLFNGEGLKQNISGTSDLSKLLSEDELWELMLFSGYLTVEEKIDQKNYVLRLPNKEIKELFRDTFLEKYFGRGSKLLYLMEALTENRIDEYEERLQEILLTSVSYNDTKKGNEAFYHGLIMGMGLYLEGEYITKSNIESGLGRYDFVIEPKNKTKRAFIMEFKSTDNIEKLEEVSKEALEQIENKKYDVSLKQNGVKDITYMGIAFCGKEIKIEYK; from the coding sequence CCTTGGAGCATACTAAACTTTTTAGATTTCAAAGAATTGAGAGCTTATTGGGTGGATACATCAGGGAATGATTTGATAAAAGATGTATTAAAAAATATAACAAAGAACACAATAGAAGCTCTTGAAAGATTATTTAATGGAGAAGGATTAAAACAAAACATATCAGGGACATCAGACTTATCAAAATTGCTAAGTGAAGATGAATTGTGGGAATTGATGTTATTCAGTGGTTATTTAACAGTAGAAGAAAAAATAGATCAAAAGAATTATGTTTTAAGATTACCAAATAAGGAAATTAAAGAGCTTTTTAGAGATACTTTTTTAGAAAAATACTTTGGTAGAGGAAGTAAATTACTGTATTTAATGGAAGCCTTAACAGAAAATAGAATAGATGAATATGAAGAAAGATTACAAGAGATATTACTGACTTCAGTTAGCTACAATGACACTAAGAAAGGAAACGAAGCTTTTTACCATGGATTGATTATGGGGATGGGACTATATTTAGAAGGTGAGTACATCACAAAATCAAATATAGAAAGTGGCTTAGGAAGATATGACTTTGTAATAGAGCCAAAAAATAAAACTAAAAGAGCCTTTATAATGGAATTTAAATCAACAGATAATATAGAAAAGTTAGAAGAAGTGTCAAAAGAAGCTTTGGAACAAATAGAGAATAAAAAATATGATGTATCACTAAAACAAAATGGTGTAAAAGATATAACATATATGGGTATAGCATTTTGTGGAAAAGAAATAAAAATAGAATATAAATAA
- a CDS encoding ABC transporter substrate-binding protein, which produces MNKRLGLLTVVILSILFLVACGGDVEKKDSTAKDTLVVAQGADVKSLDPHASNDNPSSRVRVQIYDRLVQLDDNGVPQPMLAESWERPDDTTTIFHLRKGVKFHNGDEMKASDVKFSLERALKAPEIFYIIEGINGIEVLDDYTVKVTTEKPMAALLNNLSNGTIAILSEKATTEAGEGFGQHPIGTGPYKFVSWQSGDKITLEAFPDYWQGTPSIKNVVFKSIVEETNRTIGLETGELDVVYDILGMDKVKLREDERFTFIEEPQLALTYLGFNLKKEPYNNPKVREAISYAIDQKPIIDTVFLGAAEPANSILGKNIFAYYDVEKFTQNIEKAKALMAEAGYPDGFKAKLWVNDNPVRRDTAVILQDQLKQIGIDVAIETLEWGAFLDGTARGEHEMYILGWVNTARDPDMYELVSSSTMGAAGNRAFYSDPEMDKMLAAGKVELDPEKRKEIYKEIQIKIRKDIPMYMIAYPLQNVVTQKNIKNFKLDPAQEHTIFGVVKE; this is translated from the coding sequence ATGAACAAAAGGTTGGGCTTATTGACAGTAGTGATTCTGAGTATTTTATTTTTAGTGGCTTGTGGTGGAGATGTTGAAAAAAAAGATAGTACAGCAAAGGATACTTTAGTTGTTGCACAAGGGGCGGATGTAAAGTCCTTAGATCCTCATGCATCAAATGATAATCCTTCTTCAAGAGTTAGGGTACAAATCTATGATAGATTGGTTCAATTAGATGATAATGGAGTACCTCAACCTATGTTGGCTGAATCTTGGGAAAGACCTGATGATACTACAACTATCTTTCATTTAAGAAAAGGAGTTAAATTTCACAATGGTGATGAAATGAAAGCTTCTGATGTTAAGTTCTCTTTAGAAAGAGCCTTAAAAGCTCCAGAAATTTTCTATATAATAGAAGGAATAAATGGAATAGAAGTATTAGATGATTACACAGTAAAGGTTACTACAGAAAAACCTATGGCTGCACTTTTAAATAATCTATCTAATGGTACTATAGCAATATTAAGTGAAAAGGCTACAACTGAGGCTGGAGAAGGATTTGGACAACATCCAATAGGAACAGGACCATATAAATTTGTTTCTTGGCAAAGTGGAGATAAAATAACTTTAGAAGCCTTTCCTGATTATTGGCAAGGAACTCCATCAATAAAGAATGTAGTTTTTAAGAGTATAGTTGAAGAAACTAATAGAACTATAGGATTAGAAACTGGAGAATTAGATGTAGTTTATGATATCTTAGGTATGGATAAAGTTAAATTAAGAGAGGACGAAAGATTTACTTTTATTGAAGAACCTCAATTAGCATTGACTTACTTAGGATTCAATCTAAAAAAAGAACCTTATAATAATCCAAAAGTAAGAGAAGCTATATCATATGCAATAGATCAAAAACCTATAATAGATACTGTATTCTTAGGAGCAGCAGAACCTGCAAACTCTATACTAGGTAAAAATATTTTTGCATATTATGATGTAGAAAAATTTACTCAAAATATAGAGAAAGCAAAAGCATTAATGGCTGAAGCAGGATATCCAGATGGATTTAAAGCAAAACTTTGGGTAAATGACAATCCTGTAAGAAGAGATACAGCAGTAATACTACAAGATCAATTAAAACAAATTGGGATAGATGTTGCAATAGAAACTCTTGAATGGGGAGCTTTCTTAGATGGAACTGCAAGAGGAGAACATGAAATGTACATACTAGGTTGGGTAAACACAGCAAGAGATCCAGATATGTATGAATTAGTAAGTTCTTCTACTATGGGAGCAGCAGGAAATAGAGCTTTTTACTCAGATCCTGAAATGGATAAAATGTTAGCAGCAGGAAAAGTAGAATTAGATCCTGAAAAGAGAAAAGAAATATACAAAGAAATTCAAATAAAAATCAGAAAAGATATACCTATGTATATGATAGCTTATCCTTTACAAAATGTTGTAACACAAAAGAATATTAAAAACTTTAAATTAGATCCAGCTCAAGAACATACAATTTTTGGTGTAGTAAAAGAATAG
- a CDS encoding autotransporter serine protease fusolisin: MKKGILKSKMMLIALASVLFVSCGGGGGGGGGGGGGGGSSNLPVKPGTNPSTPSRPKVAEDSFPIVGTNLDKTNMSALKTNLYTAQKNSGTSIPKDTSTIDGSGVKVAILDTNFIDAVRSGGNSAEDDKGNSVIARRNKTLTYMYESVEIVNENPNHPYVEDSGKNIIPGTEKPTGLEHGEEVLEVVGDLKAAPNNHASFLGSTNKANNKIGVILGSIGWDYKYSEGGTIKKKIAGIFATQEIYEDAMARFGNQSVKIFNQSFGSKGESYDEAKYRSYRGEGNLGLAFAKMNSTDEPNYMIPYFRYAVENEGGLFVWAAGNDQNKSASLEAGLPYFDNELEKGWIAVVGVSPQKGSKYNVLDKLSKAGNEAAYWSISASERGVKKLTMAYLSLEVPIGSSYAAPKVTRAAALVYDKYDWMTADQIRQTLFTTTDKTELTQDPATMSEANLRNVTVFPDSTYGWGMLNEKRALKGPGAFINVSKYSDTSTFRANLPAGKVSYFDNDIYGNGRLEKLGAGTLHLTGNNSFSGGSTVTAGTLEIHQIHSSPITVRTGGTLVLNPKAIVGYDSSSFNLIGTVDPQKITSSGIKVKNYGNVKFRGTTAIIGGDYVAYTGSNTQVGFKNSVKVLGNIRIQNASVSVLSDDYITKNETSTIMEAQSIEGNISKVETNGMRTANAEIKDGKIVATLSRQNVVDYVGEEASASAKNVAENVEKVFEDLDQKIEKGVATKNEILAARNLQTMASSTFTSATEVMSGEIYASAQALTLSQAQDVNRDLSNRFSRIDNLKNSNEDTEVWFSALGGAGKLKREGYASADTRVVGGQAGVDKRFTATTTLGVALNYSYAHADFNKYAGESKSDMVGLSVYGKQDLGNDFYLAGRLGVANVSSKVERELLTATGDRVNGKISHHDKMLSTYLEFGKKFNWFTPFVGISQDYLRRGSFDESNATWGIKADKKTYRATNFLVGARAEYVADKYRLHTSISHSINTDKRDLAYEGRFTGSNVSQKYYGVKQAKHTTWLGFGVFREISPAFGVYGNIDFRIESNKGRDSVFSTGIQYRF, from the coding sequence ATGAAAAAAGGAATTTTAAAAAGTAAAATGATGTTAATTGCTTTAGCTTCTGTCTTGTTCGTTAGCTGCGGTGGCGGTGGAGGCGGCGGTGGAGGTGGTGGAGGTGGTGGAGGTTCAAGTAACTTACCAGTAAAACCTGGAACTAATCCAAGTACACCGAGTAGGCCAAAAGTAGCAGAAGATAGTTTTCCTATAGTGGGAACAAATCTGGATAAGACTAATATGTCGGCACTAAAAACTAACCTTTACACTGCACAAAAAAATTCAGGTACTAGTATACCAAAAGATACTAGTACAATAGATGGAAGTGGAGTAAAAGTTGCAATATTAGATACTAACTTTATAGATGCAGTGAGATCTGGAGGCAATAGTGCTGAAGATGATAAAGGAAATTCAGTAATTGCAAGAAGAAATAAAACGCTAACATATATGTATGAAAGTGTAGAAATAGTAAATGAAAATCCAAATCATCCATATGTAGAGGATAGTGGCAAAAATATAATTCCAGGAACTGAAAAGCCAACTGGTTTAGAACATGGAGAAGAAGTTTTAGAAGTTGTTGGAGATTTAAAAGCTGCACCAAATAATCATGCATCATTTTTAGGTTCGACTAATAAAGCTAATAATAAGATAGGTGTTATCTTAGGAAGCATTGGTTGGGATTATAAATATTCAGAAGGTGGAACTATCAAAAAGAAAATAGCAGGTATTTTTGCAACACAAGAAATCTATGAAGATGCAATGGCTAGGTTTGGAAATCAAAGTGTAAAGATATTCAATCAATCTTTTGGTTCTAAGGGAGAATCTTATGATGAGGCAAAATACAGAAGCTATAGAGGAGAAGGAAATTTAGGTTTAGCTTTTGCAAAAATGAATTCAACAGATGAACCAAACTATATGATACCCTATTTTAGATATGCTGTAGAAAATGAAGGTGGCTTATTTGTATGGGCAGCTGGAAATGATCAAAATAAAAGTGCTTCATTAGAAGCAGGACTACCATATTTTGATAATGAATTAGAAAAAGGTTGGATAGCTGTTGTTGGTGTAAGTCCTCAAAAAGGAAGTAAATACAATGTGCTTGATAAGCTATCAAAAGCTGGAAATGAAGCAGCATATTGGTCTATTTCAGCTAGTGAAAGAGGAGTAAAAAAACTTACAATGGCATATTTATCATTAGAAGTACCAATAGGTTCTTCTTATGCAGCTCCTAAAGTTACAAGAGCAGCAGCTTTAGTGTATGATAAATATGATTGGATGACAGCTGACCAAATTCGTCAAACTTTGTTTACTACAACAGATAAGACAGAATTAACTCAAGATCCAGCAACTATGTCTGAAGCTAACTTGAGAAATGTTACAGTATTTCCAGATAGTACATACGGTTGGGGAATGTTAAATGAAAAAAGAGCTCTAAAGGGACCAGGAGCATTTATTAATGTAAGTAAATATAGTGATACAAGTACATTCAGAGCAAATCTACCTGCTGGAAAAGTTTCATATTTTGATAATGATATCTATGGAAATGGTAGATTAGAAAAGTTAGGTGCAGGAACTCTTCATTTAACAGGTAATAACTCTTTTAGTGGTGGAAGTACAGTTACAGCAGGAACATTGGAAATTCATCAAATTCACTCAAGTCCAATAACAGTAAGAACGGGAGGAACTTTAGTTCTTAATCCTAAAGCTATAGTAGGATATGATTCTTCTAGCTTTAACTTGATTGGAACTGTAGATCCACAAAAAATAACTAGTAGTGGAATAAAAGTAAAAAACTATGGAAATGTAAAATTTAGAGGAACTACAGCTATTATAGGTGGAGATTATGTTGCTTATACTGGTTCAAATACACAAGTAGGTTTTAAGAATTCAGTTAAAGTCTTAGGAAATATTAGAATTCAAAATGCTAGTGTTAGTGTATTATCGGATGATTATATAACTAAAAATGAAACATCTACTATAATGGAAGCTCAATCAATAGAAGGAAACATAAGTAAAGTTGAAACTAATGGTATGAGAACAGCAAATGCTGAAATAAAAGATGGAAAAATAGTTGCAACATTATCAAGACAAAATGTTGTTGATTATGTTGGAGAAGAAGCAAGTGCTTCTGCTAAAAATGTAGCTGAAAATGTTGAAAAAGTTTTTGAAGATCTAGATCAAAAAATTGAAAAAGGTGTAGCAACTAAAAATGAAATATTGGCAGCTAGAAATTTACAAACTATGGCTAGTTCAACATTTACAAGTGCAACAGAAGTGATGTCTGGAGAAATATATGCCTCAGCTCAAGCATTGACATTATCTCAAGCCCAAGATGTAAATAGAGACTTATCTAATAGATTTTCAAGAATTGATAATTTAAAAAATTCTAATGAGGATACAGAAGTATGGTTCTCTGCTTTAGGAGGAGCTGGAAAATTAAAAAGAGAAGGTTATGCTTCAGCTGATACAAGAGTTGTAGGAGGACAAGCAGGAGTAGATAAAAGATTTACAGCTACAACTACTCTGGGAGTAGCATTAAATTATTCTTATGCCCATGCAGATTTTAATAAATATGCTGGAGAATCAAAGAGTGATATGGTAGGACTATCTGTATATGGTAAACAAGATTTAGGAAATGATTTTTATCTTGCTGGTAGATTAGGGGTAGCTAATGTTTCTTCAAAGGTTGAAAGAGAACTTTTAACTGCAACAGGTGATAGAGTCAATGGAAAGATAAGTCACCATGATAAGATGTTATCGACTTACTTAGAATTTGGAAAGAAATTTAATTGGTTTACACCTTTCGTAGGAATTTCTCAAGATTATTTAAGAAGAGGAAGTTTTGATGAATCAAATGCTACTTGGGGAATAAAAGCTGATAAAAAGACATATAGAGCAACAAATTTTTTAGTTGGAGCAAGAGCAGAATATGTGGCTGATAAATACAGACTACATACATCTATAAGTCATTCAATAAACACAGATAAAAGAGATCTTGCTTATGAAGGAAGATTTACTGGAAGTAATGTAAGTCAAAAATACTATGGAGTAAAACAAGCTAAACATACAACATGGTTAGGTTTTGGAGTGTTTAGAGAAATAAGTCCTGCTTTTGGAGTTTATGGAAACATAGATTTCAGAATAGAAAGTAATAAAGGAAGAGACTCTGTTTTCTCAACAGGAATACAATATAGATTCTAA
- the rpmB gene encoding 50S ribosomal protein L28, producing the protein MQRCEITGTGLISGNQISHSHRLTRRVWKPNLQVTTLNVNGSPIKVKVCARTLKTLKGASEVEVMRILKANIATLSERLLKHLNK; encoded by the coding sequence ATGCAAAGATGTGAAATTACAGGAACTGGGTTAATCAGTGGAAACCAAATATCTCACTCTCATAGATTGACTAGAAGAGTATGGAAACCAAATTTACAAGTAACAACTTTAAATGTTAATGGTAGTCCAATAAAAGTTAAAGTTTGTGCTAGAACTTTAAAAACTTTAAAAGGAGCTTCTGAAGTGGAAGTTATGAGAATCTTAAAGGCAAACATAGCAACTTTAAGTGAAAGATTATTAAAACATTTAAACAAATAA
- a CDS encoding PhzF family phenazine biosynthesis protein, with amino-acid sequence MRIFVCDAFSSEVFKGNQAGVVILDEKENFPDENFMKNIAAELKHSETAFVKKIDNKVFKIRYFTPTDEVDLCGHATISVFSTLRSLKIIDSGKYIAETLAGNLEIIVDKDFIWMDMSLPKVEYIFNLDEIKELYSAFNLDLSQAPKNLVPKIVNTGLSDIIIPIEDKEVLDSFIINKEKVIELSKKYNVVGAHLFSLDKEKNFTAFCRNIAPLVGIDEECATGTSNGALTHYLKEYNIISAKDINSFRQGEAMQRASTILSRYKEDGATIQVGGNAVISFECKLY; translated from the coding sequence ATGAGAATTTTTGTATGTGATGCTTTTAGTTCTGAAGTTTTTAAAGGTAATCAAGCAGGAGTTGTAATTTTAGATGAAAAAGAAAATTTCCCTGATGAAAACTTCATGAAAAATATTGCTGCTGAACTAAAGCACTCTGAAACTGCTTTTGTAAAAAAAATAGATAATAAAGTATTTAAAATTAGATACTTCACACCAACAGATGAAGTTGATTTATGTGGCCATGCCACAATTTCAGTCTTTTCTACTTTAAGAAGTCTAAAAATAATAGACTCTGGAAAATATATTGCTGAAACTTTAGCTGGAAATCTAGAAATAATAGTGGATAAGGACTTTATTTGGATGGATATGTCCCTTCCAAAAGTTGAATATATTTTTAATTTAGATGAAATTAAAGAACTATACTCTGCTTTTAACTTAGACTTAAGTCAAGCTCCTAAAAATTTAGTTCCTAAAATTGTAAATACAGGTTTAAGTGATATTATAATTCCTATTGAAGATAAAGAAGTCTTAGATAGTTTTATTATAAATAAAGAAAAAGTAATAGAACTTTCTAAAAAATATAATGTTGTAGGAGCTCATCTTTTCTCTTTAGATAAAGAAAAGAATTTCACTGCTTTTTGTAGAAACATTGCTCCCTTAGTTGGCATTGATGAAGAATGTGCCACAGGTACTTCAAATGGTGCTTTAACTCATTATCTAAAAGAATATAATATCATTTCTGCAAAAGATATAAATAGCTTTAGACAAGGAGAGGCTATGCAAAGAGCTTCAACTATTTTGAGTAGATATAAAGAAGATGGTGCGACTATACAAGTTGGTGGAAATGCTGTGATTTCTTTTGAGTGTAAGCTTTACTAA